The Elephas maximus indicus isolate mEleMax1 chromosome 19, mEleMax1 primary haplotype, whole genome shotgun sequence genome contains a region encoding:
- the SUMO2 gene encoding small ubiquitin-related modifier 2, with amino-acid sequence MADEKPKEGVKTENNDHINLKVAGQDGSVVQFKIKRHTPLSKLMKAYCERQGLSMRQIRFRFDGQPINETDTPAQLEMEDEDTIDVFQQQTGGVF; translated from the exons ATGGCCGACGAAAAACCCAAG GAAGGAGTCAAGACTGAGAACAACGATCATATTAATTTGAAGGTGGCGGGGCAGGATGGTTCTGTGGTGCAGTTTAAGATTAAAAGGCATACACCACTTAGTAAACTAATGAAAGCCTATTGTGAACGACAG GGTTTGTCAATGAGGCAGATCAGATTCCGATTTGACGGGCAGCCAATCAATGAAACAGACACACCTGCACAG TTGGAAATGGAGGATGAAGATACAATTGATGTGTTTCAGCAGCAGACAGGAGGTGTCTTCTAA